In one window of Rhodoglobus vestalii DNA:
- the coaBC gene encoding bifunctional phosphopantothenoylcysteine decarboxylase/phosphopantothenate--cysteine ligase CoaBC, which produces MAALNVVVGITGGIAAYKAVTVVRQLVLAGHDVHVVATTNALRFIGLPTLEAVSRNPVNTDIYEGVDEVRHVAVGKAADLIIVAPATANTIAKMATGQASDFLGNTILASTAPILIAPAMHTEMWQNVATMANVDTLRSRGIHTIGPGSGPLTGRDSGPGRMAEPSEIVAAALDIVMSKRDLVGRTVLVTAGGTREPLDPVRFIGNRSSGKQGVAVAEAAIARGATVILIGANLEVAPPLGARVVEVGTTLELQMAVDAEVATADLVVMAAAVADYRPTEIAPTKIKKSSDSNTLELRLQENPDILRQISTNRARDQVIVGFAAETEPDDETLLQLGRAKISRKGCDFLVLNRVGWTEGFASDGNTVIVIDTAGDRVGEASGSKLSVAHRILDLVFAAR; this is translated from the coding sequence ATGGCCGCGCTCAACGTCGTCGTCGGAATCACTGGCGGAATCGCTGCCTACAAAGCGGTGACGGTTGTGCGCCAACTTGTGCTTGCCGGGCACGACGTTCACGTTGTTGCCACGACCAACGCTCTTCGCTTCATCGGACTGCCGACGCTGGAAGCGGTAAGTCGCAACCCCGTCAACACCGATATTTACGAGGGTGTCGACGAGGTGCGCCATGTTGCTGTGGGCAAGGCGGCTGATCTGATTATTGTCGCCCCGGCGACCGCAAACACGATCGCCAAAATGGCAACGGGGCAAGCCAGTGATTTCTTGGGCAACACTATTTTGGCGAGCACCGCGCCGATTCTCATTGCACCGGCGATGCACACCGAGATGTGGCAGAACGTCGCCACTATGGCCAATGTTGACACGCTTCGCTCCCGGGGCATCCACACTATTGGTCCGGGATCTGGGCCCTTGACGGGGCGTGACAGTGGACCGGGTCGAATGGCCGAACCCAGCGAGATTGTTGCCGCAGCCCTCGATATCGTGATGTCTAAGCGCGATCTCGTTGGTCGCACTGTTCTCGTTACCGCCGGTGGCACTCGGGAGCCTCTTGACCCCGTACGCTTTATTGGCAATCGTTCCAGCGGTAAGCAGGGCGTCGCCGTAGCCGAAGCTGCTATCGCGCGTGGCGCAACCGTAATTCTTATCGGGGCCAACCTTGAGGTCGCACCGCCGCTCGGAGCCCGAGTCGTCGAGGTGGGAACGACACTTGAGCTGCAGATGGCTGTTGATGCTGAAGTGGCCACCGCAGATCTCGTAGTTATGGCCGCTGCTGTCGCTGACTACCGACCCACGGAGATTGCCCCCACCAAGATCAAGAAGAGCAGCGATTCAAACACCCTAGAACTTCGGCTTCAAGAGAACCCCGACATTCTGCGTCAGATCTCGACCAACCGTGCTCGCGACCAGGTGATTGTGGGGTTTGCGGCCGAGACCGAACCCGACGACGAGACACTGCTGCAACTCGGTCGCGCCAAGATCTCACGAAAGGGTTGTGATTTTCTTGTCCTCAACCGCGTGGGCTGGACCGAAGGGTTCGCCTCGGACGGTAACACTGTCATCGTGATTGATACGGCCGGCGATAGAGTGGGCGAGGCAAGCGGAAGCAAGTTGTCGGTGGCCCACCGCATTCTGGATCTTGTGTTCGCAGCCCGCTGA
- the metK gene encoding methionine adenosyltransferase yields MTSPLRTFTSESVTEGHPDKICDQISDSILDALLAEDPNARVAVETLVTTGLVHVAGEVTTSGYADIPAIVRDRISEIGYNSSAVGFDGRSCGVSVSIGAQSPDIAQGVDVALETREGQSSDELDILGAGDQGVMFGYATIETPQLMPAPVWFAHRMAERLAEVRKLGLVDYLRPDGKTQVTVGYEGSIPRSIETVVLSTQHSPHISTAHLRKEIEELVVRPIAESSGLDLSNLQAIVNPSGRFEIGGPQGDAGVTGRKVIVDTYGGASRHGGGAFSGKDPSKVDRSATYAMRWVAKNAVAAGLADRLEIQIAYAIGRAAPVSLYVETFGTGHVSDEAILGAIDEVFDLRPGAIIRDLDLLRPIYAKTATYGHFGRELPEFTWERLDRVEALRRAAGL; encoded by the coding sequence ATGACTTCGCCCCTGCGAACCTTCACCTCGGAGTCTGTTACCGAGGGACACCCCGACAAGATTTGCGACCAGATCAGTGACAGCATCTTGGATGCTCTGCTTGCGGAAGACCCCAATGCGCGCGTCGCGGTAGAAACCCTCGTTACGACCGGTCTTGTGCATGTTGCGGGCGAGGTCACGACATCCGGCTACGCCGATATCCCCGCTATCGTTCGAGATCGAATTTCTGAAATCGGGTACAACTCTTCGGCCGTCGGCTTTGATGGTCGTTCCTGTGGGGTCTCGGTCTCGATCGGAGCACAGTCGCCCGATATTGCGCAGGGTGTCGATGTCGCACTCGAGACGCGCGAGGGCCAGTCGAGCGATGAGCTCGACATTCTCGGTGCCGGCGATCAGGGCGTAATGTTTGGTTACGCCACCATCGAAACCCCGCAATTGATGCCGGCTCCGGTGTGGTTCGCGCACCGGATGGCCGAGCGCCTCGCAGAGGTTCGCAAACTTGGCCTTGTCGATTACCTGCGACCGGATGGCAAAACTCAGGTGACGGTCGGCTACGAAGGTTCGATACCGCGCAGCATCGAGACCGTTGTTTTGTCGACGCAGCATTCGCCCCATATTTCGACCGCTCACTTGCGAAAGGAAATTGAGGAGCTTGTTGTTCGCCCGATCGCCGAGAGCTCGGGTCTCGATCTGTCGAACCTGCAGGCGATCGTGAACCCGAGTGGCCGTTTTGAAATTGGTGGTCCGCAGGGTGATGCCGGTGTTACCGGGCGCAAGGTGATCGTGGATACCTATGGGGGAGCATCGCGTCACGGTGGCGGAGCGTTCAGTGGCAAAGACCCCTCAAAGGTCGATCGTTCGGCAACCTACGCCATGCGCTGGGTTGCTAAAAACGCGGTAGCTGCGGGGCTAGCCGATCGCCTCGAAATCCAAATCGCGTACGCCATCGGTCGCGCTGCACCGGTCAGCCTTTATGTGGAGACTTTTGGCACGGGACACGTTTCTGATGAAGCCATTCTCGGTGCGATCGATGAGGTGTTTGATCTGCGACCCGGCGCCATCATCCGCGATCTAGATCTTCTGCGCCCCATCTACGCAAAGACGGCCACGTATGGTCACTTCGGTCGTGAGCTGCCCGAGTTCACGTGGGAACGACTCGACCGCGTTGAGGCTCTTCGCAGGGCCGCTGGACTCTAA
- a CDS encoding primosomal protein N' has translation MTEASIARVLIDSPLPQLDRLFDYAIPERLRGDAQAGVRVKVPLKTLGRLVEGWIVELTDTVDYAGKLSELDSVISGFPVLAPEIWTLARTAADRAAGNAADVLRLGIPKRHARAEKSLAALESTATEQPSPEHSSPEQPGAPVPVTYFDATSIATLLADNKRAAMAAPTGVVEVTPGTWVGRWAVTMAELASQTLAQGLTAILATPDFRDQEQLEAAVAAFTPEDRTLRLDARQSVQRRYGNFLRTHDGGPYVIIGNRSAVYAPASNLGLIAIWDDGDPLYSENLSPYIHTRDAALLRQEQQQCALVFVSHSRSTEVQRLVEVGWLAALSPGGIRPPKVIPSANQVSQDRLAAIARIPSSAWKAARAGLDEGPVLVQVSRPGYAPRLACAECSQTARCTTCAGPLAQRSASSTPSCVWCGALAVKWRCRECEGTRLRMVGSGSARTADELGRAFPGYRVIVADGEHQVTTVSSEPSLVIATRGAEPVAAGGYRAVLLLDGAGMLGRESLRVSEDCLRWWSNAIALAADGAPAVIVGVGGSLATALVTWRQEDFASAELADRRELRFPPAIRVATLTGKDHLVSDAVQKLPVDPLDVLGPVDLPDGVVRTIIRFDYNNGRAVAQQLKALVVAATTVSRSNRKPGMPRASQPAPGLRVHLDDLEPFVDL, from the coding sequence ATGACCGAAGCATCCATCGCACGGGTGCTCATTGACTCCCCGCTGCCGCAACTCGATAGGCTCTTCGACTACGCGATTCCTGAAAGGCTTCGTGGTGACGCGCAGGCTGGCGTTCGCGTTAAAGTTCCGCTGAAGACTCTCGGCCGTCTCGTCGAGGGATGGATCGTTGAACTTACCGACACTGTTGACTATGCGGGCAAGCTGAGCGAACTCGACTCTGTCATTTCTGGCTTCCCCGTGCTCGCTCCAGAAATCTGGACTCTTGCGCGCACTGCGGCGGATCGGGCCGCAGGAAATGCCGCCGATGTCTTACGCCTAGGAATCCCCAAGAGACACGCCCGGGCCGAGAAGTCTCTCGCCGCTCTGGAGTCGACTGCTACCGAGCAGCCATCTCCGGAGCATTCCTCTCCGGAGCAGCCCGGCGCGCCAGTTCCTGTCACCTATTTCGATGCCACCTCGATCGCCACCCTTCTGGCCGACAACAAGCGTGCCGCGATGGCCGCTCCCACCGGGGTGGTTGAAGTCACGCCCGGCACCTGGGTTGGTCGCTGGGCTGTGACCATGGCTGAACTGGCCTCCCAAACACTCGCGCAGGGATTGACCGCAATTCTTGCTACTCCCGACTTTCGCGATCAGGAACAGCTCGAAGCTGCCGTGGCTGCTTTCACACCGGAGGATCGAACTCTTCGTCTTGATGCACGTCAGAGCGTCCAACGTCGCTACGGAAACTTCCTGCGGACGCACGATGGCGGTCCCTACGTGATCATCGGTAACCGTTCAGCGGTCTACGCGCCCGCATCGAATCTGGGCCTCATCGCGATATGGGATGACGGAGATCCCCTGTATAGCGAAAACCTATCGCCGTACATCCACACACGAGACGCTGCGCTACTCCGTCAAGAGCAACAGCAGTGCGCGCTGGTGTTTGTGAGCCATTCACGCAGCACGGAGGTGCAGCGCCTTGTTGAGGTCGGATGGCTTGCCGCTCTGAGTCCGGGCGGGATTCGTCCGCCGAAAGTTATTCCTTCTGCGAATCAAGTCAGTCAGGATCGGCTCGCCGCGATTGCGCGCATCCCCTCGTCAGCGTGGAAGGCCGCACGTGCGGGTCTGGATGAAGGCCCGGTGCTCGTGCAAGTTTCCCGCCCCGGTTACGCGCCAAGACTGGCGTGTGCAGAGTGTTCACAGACCGCGCGCTGCACAACCTGCGCCGGCCCCCTGGCGCAACGCTCTGCGTCCTCCACCCCGAGCTGTGTCTGGTGCGGAGCGTTGGCGGTGAAGTGGCGGTGTCGCGAATGCGAAGGGACGCGTCTTCGCATGGTTGGCTCCGGCAGTGCGCGTACCGCGGACGAGCTTGGTCGCGCTTTTCCTGGCTACCGCGTGATCGTCGCCGACGGCGAACATCAGGTGACGACAGTCTCATCGGAGCCCTCCCTCGTGATCGCCACCCGGGGAGCTGAACCGGTCGCTGCCGGGGGTTATCGTGCTGTGCTGCTTCTTGATGGCGCGGGCATGCTGGGGCGGGAAAGTTTGCGGGTCTCTGAGGATTGCCTCCGCTGGTGGTCGAATGCCATCGCTTTAGCGGCCGACGGCGCGCCCGCGGTGATCGTTGGGGTTGGCGGATCACTAGCGACCGCGCTCGTGACGTGGCGCCAAGAAGATTTTGCCAGTGCGGAACTTGCCGACCGCCGCGAGCTTCGGTTTCCGCCAGCGATTCGTGTCGCCACACTCACCGGCAAGGATCATCTTGTGTCAGACGCGGTGCAAAAGTTGCCGGTTGACCCTCTCGACGTGCTGGGGCCCGTGGACCTTCCCGATGGCGTGGTTCGAACGATCATCCGTTTCGACTACAACAATGGCAGAGCAGTCGCCCAGCAGCTGAAAGCTCTGGTTGTTGCGGCGACGACCGTGTCGCGAAGCAATCGCAAACCGGGGATGCCACGAGCCAGTCAGCCTGCCCCTGGCCTGCGTGTTCACCTTGACGATCTCGAGCCCTTTGTTGACCTGTAG
- the fmt gene encoding methionyl-tRNA formyltransferase, which produces MRLLFAGSPEVAVPSLETLVASDHDVVAVLTRTDSAQGRRRVMTATPVAQRAERAGIEVVRANRLDSAASGAIAALDVDLGVIVAYGGLVPKSVLAIPRLGWINLHFSLLPQWRGAAPVQRAIMAGDTVSGATVFQLVEQLDAGNIFATMTEPIGAQQTAGALLSQLSISGAALLADVVDSLCEGTARAVPQSGEVTLAPKLSLDDGRIVWSQPADAVHNRIRGVTPEPGASTQVDGKRLKILDAAIACETPTMRVGLIELVGKQVFVGTATLPIELLRVHPEGRKEMDAAAWWRGLTSESEVVAS; this is translated from the coding sequence TTGCGACTTCTCTTTGCCGGTAGCCCCGAGGTTGCTGTTCCCAGTCTCGAGACACTGGTGGCGAGCGACCATGATGTGGTCGCGGTGCTGACACGCACCGATTCTGCGCAGGGCCGCCGTCGTGTGATGACGGCGACTCCGGTTGCCCAGCGAGCCGAGCGCGCAGGAATCGAGGTGGTGCGGGCGAACCGCCTCGATTCCGCGGCCAGTGGGGCGATTGCGGCGCTCGATGTTGATCTTGGCGTGATCGTCGCCTATGGCGGGTTAGTGCCCAAGAGTGTGCTCGCAATTCCACGACTGGGATGGATCAACCTCCACTTCTCGCTTTTGCCTCAGTGGCGTGGTGCTGCACCGGTTCAGCGGGCCATCATGGCGGGCGATACGGTCTCAGGGGCCACCGTTTTTCAGCTGGTGGAGCAACTCGACGCCGGCAATATTTTTGCCACGATGACGGAACCGATTGGTGCCCAGCAGACTGCTGGCGCGCTACTGAGCCAACTTTCCATTTCGGGGGCGGCATTGCTTGCCGATGTGGTCGACTCTCTCTGCGAGGGAACTGCTCGGGCTGTGCCGCAGTCGGGAGAGGTCACTCTCGCCCCGAAACTGTCCTTGGATGACGGCCGCATCGTTTGGTCACAGCCTGCCGACGCGGTGCACAACCGCATCCGTGGAGTTACTCCCGAGCCGGGCGCCTCGACTCAGGTCGACGGCAAACGACTCAAAATTCTGGATGCGGCAATTGCCTGCGAGACCCCAACCATGCGCGTGGGTCTCATCGAGTTGGTCGGCAAGCAAGTATTTGTTGGCACCGCCACACTACCGATCGAGCTGCTCCGGGTTCACCCTGAGGGGCGTAAAGAAATGGATGCCGCAGCCTGGTGGCGTGGCCTTACTTCAGAATCAGAGGTGGTGGCTTCGTGA
- a CDS encoding RsmB/NOP family class I SAM-dependent RNA methyltransferase codes for MSYAQSARRVALDVIMAVRESDAYANLLLPVYLERAKLSTADAGLATELTYGTLRMQGYYDAVIEQAAGRVVSKIDPPVLDVLRLATHQLLSMRIPSHAAVDESVRLAKTIGSRSAVGFVNAVLRAITKHEPDVWRERVIGAAASGEEALAVAYSHPLWVTRAFRQVLVAEGREAELEGLLAADNVPARVSVAALPGFAAVEKIGVTVAEYSPVGGTLREGDPGENAAVASGRARVQDEGSQLAALALSRARPIVPGESWLDMCAGPGGKAALLAAEALAGGAQLTANELIPARAKLVRNALAVFDAPPEVWEKDGAVIGNEHPGEFDRILLDAPCTGLGALRRRPEARWRKQPSDVAQLGVLQTALLRSALDALKPGGVLAYVTCSPHAAETKAIVGSVLRKVPRVSKMDTPAVLQQIAIHELDLPEASHVQLWPHRHGTDAMFIQLLVKADA; via the coding sequence GTGAGCTACGCACAGTCAGCCCGTCGAGTGGCGTTGGATGTCATCATGGCGGTGCGCGAGTCGGATGCGTATGCCAACCTGCTGTTGCCGGTGTACCTCGAGCGCGCGAAATTGTCGACCGCTGATGCTGGTCTCGCGACGGAGCTCACCTATGGAACGCTGCGCATGCAGGGATATTACGATGCCGTAATCGAGCAGGCGGCCGGCCGGGTGGTGTCGAAGATTGATCCGCCGGTGCTCGATGTGTTGCGGTTGGCGACTCACCAATTGTTGTCGATGCGGATTCCTTCTCATGCCGCGGTTGATGAGTCGGTTCGACTAGCGAAGACGATCGGGTCGCGCTCCGCTGTCGGCTTCGTTAACGCTGTTCTGCGGGCGATAACGAAGCATGAACCCGATGTCTGGCGCGAGCGAGTCATTGGCGCGGCTGCGTCGGGCGAAGAGGCCCTCGCAGTGGCGTATTCGCATCCACTGTGGGTAACTCGTGCATTCCGTCAGGTGTTGGTTGCCGAGGGCCGTGAAGCTGAGCTTGAGGGCTTGTTGGCGGCAGACAATGTTCCCGCCCGCGTTTCGGTTGCCGCGTTGCCAGGATTCGCGGCTGTCGAAAAGATCGGTGTGACTGTTGCCGAGTATTCGCCGGTGGGGGGCACGCTTCGGGAAGGCGATCCGGGTGAGAACGCCGCGGTCGCGTCGGGACGCGCCCGCGTTCAGGATGAGGGCTCACAGTTGGCCGCGCTGGCGCTGAGCCGAGCCCGTCCGATTGTTCCGGGGGAGTCGTGGCTCGACATGTGTGCTGGCCCCGGTGGTAAGGCCGCGTTGCTCGCCGCGGAAGCCCTGGCGGGAGGCGCTCAACTGACGGCTAATGAACTCATTCCTGCGCGGGCGAAACTCGTGCGCAATGCTCTTGCCGTGTTTGATGCCCCTCCCGAGGTCTGGGAGAAAGATGGTGCAGTCATTGGCAACGAGCATCCGGGAGAGTTCGACCGTATTCTGCTAGACGCGCCGTGTACGGGGTTGGGTGCGCTACGTCGTCGCCCCGAAGCGCGGTGGCGAAAGCAGCCGAGTGATGTGGCGCAGCTTGGTGTACTGCAGACGGCGCTCCTTCGCTCTGCACTGGATGCGTTAAAGCCGGGTGGAGTGCTGGCATACGTCACCTGCTCCCCCCATGCGGCCGAAACTAAGGCGATCGTAGGTTCCGTTCTTCGCAAGGTTCCTCGTGTTTCGAAAATGGATACGCCGGCGGTACTGCAGCAGATCGCCATCCACGAACTCGACTTGCCCGAAGCCAGTCACGTGCAGTTGTGGCCCCACCGCCATGGAACGGACGCAATGTTCATCCAGTTGCTCGTGAAAGCGGACGCCTAG
- the rpe gene encoding ribulose-phosphate 3-epimerase yields MSVRISPSILAADFVNLERDISRISNADLVHVDIMDNHFVSNLTFGLQMTERIQQVSTVPLDVHLMIDNPERWAPEYADLGAFAVTFHAEAAVDPVALARALRAQGTRAGVAVKPGTPIGPYLELLEEFDLVLVMTVEPGFGGQSFMDETMPKLRQLRELVDKRGLDVWLEVDGGIDERTIEIAAAAGADTFVAGSAVYRGADPSLRVTELRERALAHRH; encoded by the coding sequence ATGTCCGTACGCATTAGCCCCAGCATCCTTGCCGCCGATTTTGTCAATCTTGAACGTGATATTTCGCGGATCTCGAATGCTGATCTCGTGCACGTCGACATCATGGACAATCATTTTGTGTCCAACCTCACTTTTGGGTTGCAGATGACTGAGCGCATTCAGCAGGTCTCAACCGTGCCACTCGACGTGCACCTCATGATTGATAATCCTGAGCGTTGGGCGCCGGAGTACGCCGATCTGGGCGCGTTCGCTGTGACATTCCATGCCGAAGCTGCGGTGGATCCGGTTGCTCTGGCGCGCGCACTCAGGGCACAGGGAACGCGTGCGGGTGTTGCGGTGAAGCCCGGTACCCCTATCGGGCCGTATCTCGAACTTCTTGAGGAATTCGATCTGGTGCTCGTGATGACCGTGGAACCCGGCTTTGGGGGTCAGAGTTTCATGGACGAGACAATGCCGAAGCTCCGCCAATTGCGTGAACTCGTCGACAAGCGGGGCCTCGACGTGTGGCTTGAGGTCGACGGCGGTATTGACGAACGCACGATTGAGATTGCCGCGGCGGCCGGCGCGGACACCTTTGTGGCGGGATCCGCTGTTTACCGCGGCGCCGATCCTTCCCTGCGAGTGACCGAATTACGTGAGCGCGCACTCGCGCACCGCCATTAA
- a CDS encoding FKBP-type peptidyl-prolyl cis-trans isomerase yields the protein MSDSGKTKPEVEFYEGAAPSELVVIDIEEGTGAEATAGATVDVHYLGVDFETGEEFDSSWSRGQSINFPLTSLISGWQEGIPGMKVGGRRQLICPPHLAYGPAGGGHQLSGRTLTFVIDLLGTK from the coding sequence ATGAGCGATTCAGGAAAGACCAAGCCAGAAGTCGAGTTTTATGAGGGTGCAGCACCCAGCGAGCTCGTTGTCATTGATATAGAAGAAGGAACCGGAGCTGAGGCAACGGCAGGCGCGACCGTTGACGTGCATTACTTGGGCGTCGATTTTGAAACCGGCGAAGAATTCGATTCATCGTGGAGCCGGGGCCAGTCCATCAACTTCCCCCTCACGTCACTCATCAGCGGTTGGCAAGAGGGCATTCCGGGCATGAAGGTTGGCGGCCGTCGTCAGCTCATCTGCCCACCGCACCTTGCCTACGGTCCCGCCGGTGGCGGACACCAGCTATCCGGTCGTACTTTGACCTTTGTGATCGATCTTCTCGGCACCAAATAG
- a CDS encoding phosphoribosyl-ATP diphosphatase has translation MKDFDALFAELSRKAVERPAGSGSVALLDAGVHAIGKKIVEEAAEVWMAAEFQSDEETAEEISQLIYHLQVLMLAKGLTLEDVWRHL, from the coding sequence GTGAAAGACTTCGACGCACTTTTTGCAGAACTTAGCCGTAAAGCGGTTGAACGTCCGGCAGGTTCGGGATCAGTGGCCCTGCTCGATGCGGGTGTTCACGCGATCGGGAAAAAGATCGTTGAAGAGGCTGCCGAAGTGTGGATGGCGGCCGAGTTCCAGTCTGATGAAGAAACTGCCGAAGAGATTTCGCAACTGATCTATCACCTTCAGGTTCTGATGCTTGCCAAGGGACTCACTTTGGAGGATGTGTGGCGACATCTGTGA
- the hisG gene encoding ATP phosphoribosyltransferase — MLRVAVPNKGSLSEIASEMLLEAGYVGRRDPRALNVRDDRNGVEFFYLRPRDIATYVGSGALDVGITGRDLLLDSQSPAVEIASLDFGKSTFRFAGIPGRFTELADLRGVRVATSYAGLVGTFLERHGVQAELVSLDGAVESAINLGVADAIADVVSTGSTLRAQGLEIFGPVILDSDAVLISSPSAANDSVETLQRRLHGVMVARQFVLIDYDVPVRLLESATRVTPGIESPTVSPLHDPDWVAVRSMVRRADTNQVMDELYAVGARAILVSTIHAARI; from the coding sequence ATGCTAAGAGTTGCCGTGCCCAACAAGGGTTCACTGAGCGAGATCGCCTCTGAAATGCTTCTCGAGGCGGGCTACGTTGGCCGTCGTGATCCTCGCGCGCTAAATGTGCGGGATGACCGTAACGGCGTTGAATTCTTTTACCTCCGCCCCCGGGACATTGCAACGTATGTAGGATCGGGCGCCCTCGATGTGGGCATAACAGGCCGCGATCTGCTCCTGGACTCGCAATCACCGGCGGTAGAAATTGCGAGCCTCGACTTCGGAAAATCGACCTTTCGTTTTGCCGGCATTCCCGGACGTTTTACTGAACTTGCCGATCTCCGAGGAGTACGCGTTGCAACAAGCTACGCGGGCCTTGTCGGCACCTTTTTGGAACGTCACGGAGTGCAAGCCGAGCTGGTAAGCCTCGACGGAGCCGTTGAATCCGCGATCAATCTGGGAGTGGCTGATGCGATCGCCGATGTCGTGTCGACGGGCTCAACGCTTCGTGCGCAGGGGCTTGAGATCTTCGGCCCGGTCATCCTCGACTCGGATGCCGTACTTATCAGTTCACCATCGGCCGCAAACGATAGCGTTGAAACTCTTCAGCGCCGCCTCCACGGTGTGATGGTTGCTCGGCAGTTTGTGCTGATTGACTACGACGTTCCTGTGCGACTTCTCGAGTCAGCGACCCGGGTGACGCCGGGCATCGAGAGCCCAACCGTTTCGCCCCTCCACGATCCGGATTGGGTTGCTGTCCGGTCGATGGTGAGACGAGCGGACACCAATCAGGTGATGGATGAGCTCTACGCGGTTGGCGCGCGGGCGATACTGGTCAGCACCATTCATGCGGCGAGGATTTAG
- the hisF gene encoding imidazole glycerol phosphate synthase subunit HisF has product MAVAVRVIPCLDVADGRVVKGVNFRDLRDAGNPVELARMYYEQGADEVTFLDVTATVEGRATMYDVVQSAAEQIFIPLTVGGGVREPDDVSRLLAHGADKVGVNSAALARPQLIDDIARRFGSQVLVLSLDIKRRGDGWIVTTHGGRTETAHDALDWAREVMERGAGELLINSIDADGTKQGFDLELVSAISAFATVPVIASGGAGAVEHFAPAIEAGADAVLAASVFHNRELTVGDVKASLRDHGLVIR; this is encoded by the coding sequence ATGGCTGTCGCTGTCCGAGTCATCCCGTGCCTCGACGTCGCCGACGGTCGCGTTGTGAAGGGCGTCAATTTTCGGGATCTCCGCGACGCAGGGAACCCCGTTGAGCTCGCGCGCATGTACTACGAGCAGGGCGCTGACGAGGTCACTTTCCTTGACGTCACCGCCACCGTCGAAGGTCGGGCAACAATGTACGACGTTGTGCAATCTGCGGCAGAACAGATCTTTATTCCCCTCACCGTGGGTGGCGGCGTTCGAGAGCCCGATGACGTCTCCCGGCTGCTCGCGCACGGTGCAGACAAAGTGGGGGTGAACAGCGCCGCACTCGCCCGTCCGCAACTAATTGACGACATCGCACGACGGTTCGGTTCACAGGTATTGGTGCTGAGTCTTGATATCAAGCGTCGTGGAGACGGTTGGATCGTGACAACCCATGGGGGGCGCACCGAAACGGCCCATGATGCGCTTGACTGGGCGCGAGAGGTGATGGAACGTGGCGCAGGCGAACTGCTGATCAACTCCATCGATGCCGATGGAACAAAGCAGGGCTTTGACCTCGAGTTGGTCTCAGCGATCAGCGCGTTCGCTACGGTCCCTGTCATCGCTAGCGGTGGTGCTGGCGCGGTCGAACATTTTGCGCCCGCAATCGAAGCCGGTGCGGATGCCGTGCTGGCAGCATCCGTGTTCCACAATCGTGAATTGACGGTTGGCGATGTGAAAGCGTCTCTCCGAGATCACGGGTTGGTGATCCGATGA
- the hisI gene encoding phosphoribosyl-AMP cyclohydrolase, with protein MSNELTSATMSDVLKRVQFAADGLLPVIIQQWDTKEVLMLGYMNAEALTRTLTEGRVTFYSRSRQELWRKGDTSGHRQYVRTAALDCDRDALLVGVEQVGPACHTGAQSCFDVHPLVPFQGRSDE; from the coding sequence ATGAGCAACGAGCTGACCTCCGCAACTATGAGCGACGTGCTCAAGAGGGTTCAATTTGCCGCCGACGGGTTGCTTCCGGTAATTATTCAGCAGTGGGATACCAAAGAGGTATTGATGCTGGGGTACATGAACGCTGAAGCTCTGACCCGCACGCTCACCGAGGGTCGAGTGACTTTCTACAGTCGCAGCCGCCAAGAGCTCTGGCGCAAAGGTGATACGAGTGGGCATCGCCAGTACGTTCGCACCGCCGCGTTGGACTGTGATCGTGATGCGCTTCTAGTGGGTGTTGAGCAGGTGGGGCCGGCGTGTCACACCGGGGCCCAGTCCTGTTTCGATGTGCACCCCCTCGTTCCGTTTCAGGGGCGCTCCGATGAATAG